A genomic stretch from Sulfurihydrogenibium azorense Az-Fu1 includes:
- a CDS encoding tRNA (adenine-N1)-methyltransferase gives MIKEGDTVHLKGKKDSFFVIVEKDKEFSTHKGTIKFNDIIGKNFGDTVLTHKGEEFFILKPTLYELILYGIKRYTQIIYPKDSAYITLKLGLTSGMKVLESGIGSGALTIVMANALNPDGKIYVYEKEEKFLKNALNNLKLAKLDHIVIPHLHDLSQPIQEKDFDAAFIDVREPWLYIENVKSVLKKGAVIGFLVPTTNQVIEILKELKRLNFLDLEVEEILLRSYKPVPDRLRPDDRMVAHTGYLIFAKNG, from the coding sequence ATGATAAAAGAAGGCGATACAGTCCATTTAAAAGGCAAAAAAGACTCGTTTTTTGTTATAGTAGAAAAAGATAAAGAGTTTTCTACCCATAAAGGAACTATAAAATTTAACGATATAATAGGTAAAAACTTTGGAGATACAGTCCTCACCCATAAAGGTGAGGAATTTTTTATACTAAAACCAACCCTTTATGAATTAATATTGTACGGAATAAAAAGGTACACTCAGATAATATACCCAAAAGATTCTGCCTATATTACCTTAAAACTTGGTCTTACCTCAGGAATGAAGGTTTTAGAATCTGGGATAGGAAGTGGAGCTCTTACAATAGTAATGGCTAACGCACTAAACCCAGATGGAAAAATATACGTTTATGAAAAAGAGGAAAAATTTTTAAAAAATGCACTAAATAACTTAAAGCTTGCAAAGTTAGACCACATAGTTATCCCCCATCTTCACGACTTATCCCAACCAATCCAAGAGAAAGATTTTGATGCTGCGTTTATAGATGTTAGGGAACCATGGTTGTATATTGAAAATGTTAAATCTGTGTTAAAAAAAGGAGCTGTGATAGGTTTTTTAGTTCCTACCACTAACCAAGTTATTGAGATTTTAAAAGAACTAAAAAGGTTAAACTTTCTGGATTTAGAAGTAGAAGAGATTCTACTTAGAAGTTATAAACCTGTACCTGATAGACTCCGTCCTGATGACAGAATGGTAGCTCATACAGGATACCTTATTTTTGCAAAAAATGGATAA
- a CDS encoding cation transporting ATPase C-terminal domain-containing protein encodes MLWINVVTDGIQDKTLVFSKEESWIFKLKPKTFSVWFIDKIQIFRILYFSILMGLMIVGMFYHLLQTTSLEVAITVTFLSTIFVQWANGWQSVREFPFFYNILENFKANPYIYIATAFVGLPVQVALIYLLPDFLHCVSIPVEYWLYPLSAFMAAFIIIEIRKWFEFFIFKRLYNI; translated from the coding sequence ATTCTCTGGATAAACGTAGTAACAGATGGAATTCAGGATAAAACGTTAGTCTTTTCAAAAGAAGAAAGTTGGATATTTAAGTTAAAACCCAAGACTTTCTCAGTTTGGTTTATTGATAAAATCCAAATTTTTAGAATTTTATACTTTTCTATACTAATGGGATTGATGATAGTAGGAATGTTCTATCATCTCCTACAAACCACCTCTTTAGAAGTAGCTATAACGGTGACATTTTTGAGTACTATATTTGTTCAGTGGGCAAACGGTTGGCAGTCTGTAAGGGAATTTCCATTTTTCTACAATATTTTAGAAAACTTTAAAGCAAATCCTTACATATACATAGCTACGGCGTTTGTAGGACTACCTGTTCAAGTGGCTTTAATATACCTTTTACCTGACTTCCTCCACTGTGTTTCAATACCTGTTGAATACTGGTTGTATCCACTTTCAGCGTTTATGGCAGCTTTTATTATAATAGAGATTAGAAAATGGTTTGAGTTTTTCATCTTTAAAAGGTTGTATAATATTTAA
- a CDS encoding HAD-IC family P-type ATPase, with product MAESGLRVLAFGYQIVDQPIDDITKVKIKLVGLVGFLDPPKQTAIDAVKAAKGAGIRVIMITGDNLKTAVAVAKMVGIHEEGKLAVEGRELEKYTDDELKDLLYNISVVARSTPEDKYRIVKILQSAGEEVVMMGDGVNDMPAVKAADLGIAMNEGSQATKSVAKMILLERDLSVIVDAIKIGRRISHNLRKVISYLLSTGISEIFLLFFAVVLALPQPLYAT from the coding sequence ATGGCAGAAAGTGGACTAAGGGTACTTGCCTTTGGTTATCAAATTGTAGATCAACCTATAGATGATATAACTAAAGTTAAGATTAAACTGGTAGGACTGGTAGGATTTTTAGACCCACCAAAGCAGACTGCAATAGATGCTGTAAAGGCAGCTAAAGGGGCCGGAATAAGGGTTATTATGATAACGGGAGACAACTTAAAGACAGCTGTAGCTGTTGCCAAAATGGTTGGTATACATGAAGAAGGGAAATTAGCCGTTGAAGGAAGAGAATTAGAAAAGTACACAGACGATGAGTTAAAGGATTTACTTTACAACATTTCTGTAGTTGCAAGGTCAACACCAGAGGATAAGTACAGAATAGTAAAAATACTACAATCAGCTGGTGAAGAGGTTGTAATGATGGGGGATGGAGTTAACGATATGCCGGCGGTAAAAGCTGCAGATTTAGGAATTGCTATGAATGAAGGGTCTCAAGCAACAAAATCTGTAGCGAAGATGATCCTTTTAGAGAGAGATTTATCGGTTATAGTAGATGCTATAAAAATAGGTAGAAGAATATCTCATAACCTTAGAAAAGTAATCAGCTATTTACTTTCAACAGGTATAAGTGAAATATTTCTTCTTTTCTTTGCTGTCGTTTTAGCACTTCCACAACCTCTTTATGCGACCTAG
- a CDS encoding HAD-IC family P-type ATPase, with protein MKVMHSKTIEEALEELKSSINGISTQEAEKRLKIYGKNKIELEEESTLKIFIRQFTNPLILILILASFIALYLGDLKDFYFIVGIVFVNGLIGFYQEYKAKTKIKDLLQLSIPKVEVLRDGKVVELSSEDITVGDIIILREGDVIPADVRFIETNNLLVDESLLTGESIPVEKHAEKVLPEDTPIYERENIGYGGTYVVKGVAKAVVFAVGLNTEMGRIYTKLKIKERETPLTRSIRSFSKRLIITLVLILSFIFVIGLIQGRELKTLVMLIIAQLVSSVPEGLPVVITIALVVGAITLYKKKTLIRQLPAVESLGSATFICTDKTGTITENKLKVEKVYSLDNEIIPLVFALCNDSEIEKGDPIETAMLK; from the coding sequence ATGAAAGTAATGCACAGTAAAACAATTGAAGAAGCCTTAGAAGAACTTAAATCTTCAATAAACGGGATATCTACTCAAGAAGCAGAAAAAAGGTTAAAGATTTATGGTAAAAACAAAATAGAGTTAGAAGAAGAAAGTACATTAAAGATATTTATAAGACAGTTTACAAATCCTTTAATCCTCATACTTATACTTGCATCATTTATAGCTCTTTATCTGGGAGATTTAAAAGATTTTTACTTTATCGTAGGTATTGTTTTTGTCAATGGTCTTATAGGTTTCTATCAAGAGTACAAAGCAAAAACAAAAATAAAAGACCTTCTACAGTTATCAATACCCAAAGTAGAAGTTTTAAGAGATGGGAAGGTTGTTGAGCTGTCTTCTGAAGATATTACTGTAGGGGATATAATTATTCTTAGAGAAGGTGATGTTATCCCTGCAGATGTTAGATTTATAGAAACAAACAATCTTTTAGTAGATGAATCCCTTCTTACAGGAGAGTCTATACCAGTAGAAAAACATGCAGAAAAAGTTTTACCTGAAGATACACCTATATACGAGAGAGAAAATATAGGGTACGGTGGAACTTACGTTGTTAAAGGTGTAGCAAAGGCTGTTGTTTTTGCCGTTGGGCTAAACACAGAGATGGGTAGAATATACACCAAATTAAAGATTAAAGAGAGAGAAACGCCTCTAACAAGGTCAATAAGGTCATTCTCAAAAAGATTAATAATTACACTTGTACTTATTCTATCGTTTATCTTTGTTATAGGATTAATTCAAGGCAGAGAGTTAAAAACCCTTGTTATGCTTATAATAGCTCAACTTGTTTCTTCTGTCCCCGAAGGACTTCCTGTAGTGATTACTATAGCTTTAGTAGTTGGAGCTATAACACTCTATAAAAAGAAAACTCTTATTAGACAGCTTCCTGCAGTTGAATCCCTTGGAAGTGCAACCTTTATCTGTACCGATAAAACAGGGACGATAACAGAGAATAAGTTAAAAGTCGAAAAGGTATACTCCTTAGATAATGAGATTATTCCATTGGTTTTTGCTTTGTGTAATGATTCGGAGATAGAAAAGGGAGATCCTATAGAGACTGCAATGTTAAAGTGA
- a CDS encoding tyrosine-type recombinase/integrase, producing MKLSECCELFLSYIADKSPNTIKNYSVDLNQFIKIVGDKEVELVSKSDIAKFRMVLQSQKKKSSTIARKLATLNSLYQYLIDLELVKVSPITKSHRPKISQRIPSSLSNEEIKTLLKNIDNLQDKAIVVLLLTTGLRSSELLNIKKSNILIERQNQTFSVDKVIEEGLKEDDIAYIRVVGKGDKEREVPITGKPLQILVEYLKEVNHYIDSKTPIFPISYHTLWRKIKDIGKKIATSLHPHKLRHTAATVALASGAELRVIQELLGHASPITTARYAKVGQKQLLKATKALSENIDL from the coding sequence ATGAAGCTGTCTGAGTGCTGTGAGCTTTTTCTGTCTTACATAGCGGATAAATCTCCAAACACAATAAAAAATTACAGTGTAGACCTAAACCAGTTTATAAAAATAGTAGGAGATAAAGAAGTAGAACTTGTTTCAAAATCAGACATTGCAAAGTTTCGTATGGTTTTACAATCCCAAAAAAAGAAATCTTCTACAATAGCAAGGAAGTTAGCTACTTTAAACTCACTTTACCAATACCTTATAGACTTAGAGCTTGTAAAGGTATCACCTATCACAAAATCCCACAGACCTAAAATCTCCCAGCGGATACCCTCTTCTCTCTCAAACGAAGAGATTAAGACCCTTTTAAAAAACATAGATAACCTTCAGGACAAAGCTATCGTAGTACTTCTTTTAACAACAGGGCTTAGGTCTTCTGAACTTCTCAACATAAAAAAGTCAAACATTTTAATAGAAAGACAAAACCAGACATTTTCTGTTGATAAAGTTATAGAAGAAGGATTAAAAGAGGATGATATAGCCTACATAAGAGTTGTAGGAAAAGGAGATAAAGAGAGAGAAGTTCCAATTACAGGTAAGCCTTTACAAATACTTGTAGAATACCTAAAAGAAGTAAATCATTACATAGACAGTAAAACACCAATATTTCCTATCTCATACCACACACTTTGGAGAAAAATTAAAGATATTGGTAAAAAAATTGCCACATCCTTGCACCCACATAAACTACGACATACAGCTGCAACGGTAGCCTTGGCATCAGGTGCAGAATTGAGAGTAATACAGGAACTTTTAGGACATGCTTCACCTATTACAACGGCAAGGTACGCAAAAGTAGGTCAAAAACAACTTTTAAAAGCAACAAAAGCCTTATCTGAAAATATTGATTTATGA
- a CDS encoding UbiX family flavin prenyltransferase has protein sequence MKKFVVCITGASGFIYGKRLVEELSKNHFVHLVVSNAAYIVMEKEEGITKSDFLKSLNQNVEVISNQNIGASVSSGSYLTKTQGVIVAPCSMDTLAAVANGVSSNLIQRVCDVALKERKKLLLLVREMPFSLIHIENMRKVMLAGGIVASASPGFYNKPKTVDDMVNFVIGKVLDIFEVEHNLYKRWEG, from the coding sequence ATGAAAAAGTTTGTTGTCTGTATAACTGGAGCAAGTGGTTTTATATACGGTAAAAGGTTGGTGGAAGAGCTATCTAAAAATCACTTTGTCCACCTTGTTGTATCAAATGCAGCTTACATTGTAATGGAAAAAGAAGAAGGTATTACTAAATCTGATTTTTTAAAAAGTTTAAACCAAAATGTAGAAGTTATATCAAACCAAAACATAGGAGCTTCTGTATCAAGTGGGTCGTACTTAACTAAAACCCAAGGTGTGATAGTGGCTCCCTGCTCTATGGATACACTGGCAGCAGTAGCAAACGGAGTAAGTTCTAACCTTATCCAGAGAGTCTGTGATGTTGCACTAAAGGAAAGAAAAAAACTTTTACTTCTTGTTAGAGAGATGCCATTTTCTCTTATTCACATTGAGAATATGAGAAAAGTTATGCTCGCAGGTGGTATAGTAGCCTCTGCATCTCCGGGATTTTACAATAAACCAAAGACAGTAGATGATATGGTAAACTTTGTTATAGGAAAAGTTTTAGATATTTTTGAAGTAGAACATAACCTTTACAAAAGGTGGGAAGGTTAG
- a CDS encoding RsmD family RNA methyltransferase, translating to MRDLRPTSNLVLQAIFNILYSVKGKDFLDLFAGTGQVGLKALEKGGKSVVFVDIERKRVENIKKKAKNYQNAKFVVSDALKFLKTANSFDIIFADPPYDYKFYDKLIQLSFEALKEGGILIVEHRSNNDLSGILPDYFLESRKYGDTVISFWRKE from the coding sequence ATGAGAGATTTAAGACCAACATCTAACTTAGTATTACAGGCTATTTTTAACATACTTTACTCTGTTAAAGGTAAGGATTTTTTAGACCTTTTTGCTGGAACAGGACAGGTAGGATTAAAGGCTCTGGAAAAAGGTGGAAAGTCTGTTGTTTTTGTTGATATAGAGAGAAAAAGAGTAGAGAATATAAAGAAAAAAGCAAAAAATTACCAAAATGCCAAATTTGTAGTTTCAGATGCTTTAAAGTTTTTAAAAACAGCTAACTCTTTTGATATAATCTTTGCTGATCCTCCTTACGATTACAAGTTTTATGATAAACTTATACAGCTATCATTTGAAGCTTTAAAAGAAGGTGGAATCTTGATAGTAGAGCATAGGTCAAACAACGACTTAAGTGGTATTCTACCTGATTACTTTTTAGAAAGTAGAAAGTACGGAGATACTGTAATATCTTTCTGGAGAAAGGAATGA
- the coaD gene encoding pantetheine-phosphate adenylyltransferase yields MTTKVCVYPGTFDPVHFGHLDIVDRALNIFETVVVAIAENPKKEPFFSLEERIKMFQDAVSKYKGRVIVEGFSGLLVDFARKYNTKIIIRGVRLFTDFEYELQIAMTNYKLDKVETFFMMPQQELIHISSSIVKDVAIHGGDISSMVTPFVKSMLEEKVKTLWKNS; encoded by the coding sequence ATGACAACAAAGGTATGTGTATATCCAGGAACATTTGACCCTGTTCACTTTGGCCATCTTGACATAGTTGACAGGGCACTTAACATATTTGAGACGGTTGTGGTAGCGATTGCAGAAAACCCCAAGAAAGAGCCATTTTTTTCTCTTGAAGAAAGGATAAAGATGTTCCAAGATGCCGTAAGTAAGTACAAAGGAAGAGTTATAGTAGAAGGATTCTCCGGTTTACTTGTCGACTTTGCAAGAAAATACAACACAAAGATTATAATAAGAGGTGTGAGACTTTTTACAGATTTTGAGTATGAACTTCAGATAGCCATGACAAACTACAAATTAGACAAAGTAGAGACATTTTTTATGATGCCACAACAAGAACTTATACACATAAGTTCCTCGATAGTAAAAGATGTGGCAATACATGGTGGAGATATAAGTAGTATGGTTACTCCCTTTGTAAAAAGTATGTTAGAAGAGAAGGTAAAGACACTATGGAAAAACTCTTAA